Proteins from a single region of candidate division WOR-3 bacterium:
- a CDS encoding radical SAM protein has product MICQNCRKERLLSEILPYCPECIRQDFDKLKPKIEAIHQKTRQPFKLPGSIPEDKTGVNCGLCGNNCQIGDENTGYCGVRRNMGGVISGPDNEWAYVDWYHDPLPTNCVADWVCEGSKDYGYKNLAVFYEGCTFNCLFCQNWQFKERKNRATVMDIAQYADPLTSCICYFGGDPTPFAQHTIALSKEILERKRNKKFRVCWETNGSVAPSIMEEWVTIALKTNGCIKIDFKAFSESLNVALCGVSNKNTKENIKLVAGYMKKREKPPLLIVSTLLIPGYLDEYEITEMAKFLSSLNKEIPWSFLGFYPHFCFNDMPRTSRRQADLAIQIAERYGMKKTKIGNVHLLL; this is encoded by the coding sequence GTGATCTGCCAGAACTGTAGAAAAGAGCGATTATTATCCGAGATTCTTCCCTATTGTCCGGAATGTATCAGACAAGATTTTGATAAATTAAAACCCAAGATCGAAGCTATCCACCAAAAGACCAGGCAGCCATTTAAACTCCCGGGGTCAATCCCCGAAGATAAAACCGGCGTTAACTGTGGGTTATGTGGTAATAACTGCCAGATTGGTGATGAGAATACCGGTTACTGTGGTGTGCGCCGGAATATGGGTGGTGTGATTTCTGGCCCAGATAATGAATGGGCTTATGTGGATTGGTATCATGACCCCCTGCCTACAAATTGTGTTGCGGACTGGGTCTGTGAAGGGAGTAAGGACTACGGGTACAAAAACCTGGCGGTTTTCTACGAAGGTTGCACATTCAATTGTCTCTTCTGTCAGAACTGGCAATTCAAAGAGAGAAAAAATAGGGCAACGGTGATGGATATCGCTCAATATGCGGACCCCTTGACAAGTTGTATTTGCTATTTTGGTGGTGACCCTACTCCTTTTGCTCAACACACAATTGCTCTTTCTAAAGAAATCCTTGAAAGAAAAAGAAATAAAAAATTTCGAGTTTGCTGGGAGACCAATGGCTCGGTGGCGCCGTCAATTATGGAAGAATGGGTGACGATTGCCTTAAAGACGAATGGATGCATTAAGATTGATTTTAAAGCATTTTCAGAATCCTTGAATGTTGCCCTTTGTGGAGTATCAAATAAAAATACCAAAGAGAATATAAAGCTGGTTGCCGGATACATGAAAAAGAGGGAAAAGCCGCCCCTGCTTATTGTTAGTACCCTGCTCATTCCAGGATATTTGGATGAGTATGAAATAACCGAAATGGCAAAATTTTTGAGTTCGCTCAATAAAGAAATCCCTTGGTCTTTCTTGGGATTTTATCCCCATTTCTGTTTTAATGATATGCCGCGGACTTCCAGGCGACAGGCTGATTTGGCAATCCAGATTGCTGAAAGATATGGGATGAAGAAGACCAAAATCGGAAATGTCCATCTTTTGCTATAG